The following DNA comes from Desulfuromonadales bacterium.
ACATTCCCGATCTGCTGGCGGTCGCCTCCTTCTACAAGGAGTGGGCCGGGATCGGCGGCGGGGTGGGGAACTTCCTCGCCTACGGCGATTTCCCCATGGACAACAGCGGCGGCACGGAAAACCAATATTTCCCCCGCGGCGTCATCATGGCCAGGGACCTGGCCAACGTCCAGCCGATGGACGAGACGAAAATCACCGAGTACGTCACCAGGTCGTGGTACACCTACTCGAAGGGGGACGACAAGGGGCTACACCCCTACGACGGCGAGACCAACCACAGGTACACCGGTCCGCAGCCCCCCTACGAGTGGCTCAACACGGACGAGAAATACTCGTGGGTCAAGGCGCCGCGCTACCTGGACCAGCCGATGGAGGTCGGGCCGCTGGCGCGCATGGTGATTGCCTACGCCCAGGGACACAGGGAGGTGCAAGATACGGTCAATTTCGTGCTCGGCAAGCTGGGGGTCGGACCCGCCGCCCTCTTCTCCACCCTGGGACGCACCGCCGCCCGCGGCATCGAGACGCTGCTGCTGGCCCAGAAGAGTGAAGTCTGGCTCGACCAGCTGGCCGACAATATGGGGCGGGGTATCTACGAGGTGCACAACAAGGAGAAATGGGATCCGGCCACCTGGCCGAAGGAGGCGCGCGGCTTCGGCTACCACGAGGCGCCGCGCGGGGCACTGGGCCACTGGATCCGCATCGAGAACGGCCAGATCGCCAACTTCCAGGCGGTGGTCCCCTCCACCTGGAACGCCGGGCCGCGCGACCCCATGGGGCAGATGGGGCCGTATGAATCGGCCCTGGTCGGCACCCCCGTCGCCGACGCCGAGCAGCCGCTGGAGATCCTGCGCACCATCCACTCCTTCGATCCCTGCCTCGCCTGCGCGGTGCATCTGCTCGACGGCAAGGGGACGGAGATCATCCGGGTCAAGGCTCTGTAGGGGCACGGCGCGCCGAGCCCCTGCCACTCCTTTGGAGGTTTTATGCTTGAGATCCGCTACGTCTGGGAATGGCCGGTCCGCATCACCCACTGGGTCAACGTGCTCGCCATCGCCGTATTGTCGGTGACCGGCTTCTATATCGGCCATCCTTTTTACACGGCGACCGACACTGCC
Coding sequences within:
- a CDS encoding nickel-dependent hydrogenase large subunit, translated to RIAAFAGTGRLGPFQNAYWGHSAYRLPPEANLMAVAHYLEALEWQKDIIRIHAILGSKNPHPQTFLVGGMSIPVDPDSQNALNADKLAHIRKLLRKARLFVEQVYIPDLLAVASFYKEWAGIGGGVGNFLAYGDFPMDNSGGTENQYFPRGVIMARDLANVQPMDETKITEYVTRSWYTYSKGDDKGLHPYDGETNHRYTGPQPPYEWLNTDEKYSWVKAPRYLDQPMEVGPLARMVIAYAQGHREVQDTVNFVLGKLGVGPAALFSTLGRTAARGIETLLLAQKSEVWLDQLADNMGRGIYEVHNKEKWDPATWPKEARGFGYHEAPRGALGHWIRIENGQIANFQAVVPSTWNAGPRDPMGQMGPYESALVGTPVADAEQPLEILRTIHSFDPCLACAVHLLDGKGTEIIRVKAL